Part of the Clostridium sporogenes genome, AGGTATAACCTTTCATGATATGGCAGGATTCGGAGGTGGAAGAAAATCTATTTTACCTGGTGTAAGTTCCTACGAAACCATAATGGCAAATCATGCATTAGTTTTAAACCCTGATAAAAATGGCATAAATCCTAATTGTAGCTGTGGAAATTTAGAAAATAATCCTATGCATTTAGATATGATGGAGGCCTGCGATATGATAAAGCCTTCATTTTTGTTAAATGTAATAATGGATTCTAAGGGTGATATTACTGAAGCTGTTGCAGGAGATTATGCAAAAGCCTTTGAAAGAGGCTGTGAACTTTTGCAAGAAAACAATGGTTTAAAAATTAAAGAACTAAAGGATACAGTAATTGTTTCTGCTGGCGGATTTCCAAAGGATATTAACCTGTATCAATCCTCTAAAGCATTAAGTAATGCAAAGGAAGCAGTTAAAAAAGGTGGGAAAATAATTCTTTTTACACAGTGCATAGAGGGCATAGGAAATAAAGAAGTAGAAGAAATCATAAATAACTTTAATAACAATGAAGAAAGAGAAAAGGAATTAAGAAGAAAGTTTACTGTTTCAAAATTTGCAGCTTACTTAATATGTAGTATTGCGAAGGAATATGAGCTTATTCTTATATCTGATATAAAAGAAGAAGTAGTTAGTAAGGCTGGTATTAGGGTATTTAGAGATGAGAGTATGATAGATGAAATTTTAAAGGAAAATGAAGAAATATATGTGATGCCAGATGGTAGTAGTTTATTACCTCTATATTCTAATAGGCAAAAATAGTTGAAAGAATTTATACAAATATAAATCATAATAAAAAATCTATATGCATAATTATACAGAAAATAATAAATAAGGAGTGAATAGAAATGAGTAAAAAAATATTAGGTAAATTAGGGGCAATTATAATTT contains:
- the larA gene encoding nickel-dependent lactate racemase, whose product is MEECNLKYGDEYKKILFKPSHNVDILDKNFLSQKKEEEVIKRALLNPIASRRINEIVTPEDKLCIVISDVTRLWQKPRAFLPILIEEIKKSGIKDENIIFLCALGSHRKQSKEEHIKILGENLYKRFKIIDHYSKTKDEMVYIGETSFKTPVVVNKLVKECTKVIITGGITFHDMAGFGGGRKSILPGVSSYETIMANHALVLNPDKNGINPNCSCGNLENNPMHLDMMEACDMIKPSFLLNVIMDSKGDITEAVAGDYAKAFERGCELLQENNGLKIKELKDTVIVSAGGFPKDINLYQSSKALSNAKEAVKKGGKIILFTQCIEGIGNKEVEEIINNFNNNEEREKELRRKFTVSKFAAYLICSIAKEYELILISDIKEEVVSKAGIRVFRDESMIDEILKENEEIYVMPDGSSLLPLYSNRQK